The proteins below come from a single Rosa rugosa chromosome 2, drRosRugo1.1, whole genome shotgun sequence genomic window:
- the LOC133732379 gene encoding large ribosomal subunit protein P2B-like, which translates to MKVVAAYLLAVLGGNTSPSADDVKNILSSVGAEADGDRIELLLSQVKGKDITELIASGREKLASVPSGGGAVAVAAPAAGGGGGAAPAAAEQKKEEKVEEKEESDDDMGFSLFD; encoded by the exons ATGAAGGTTGTTGCTGCATATCTTCTGGCTGTTTTGGGAGGGAACACCAGCCCCTCAGCTGATGATGTGAAGAATATTCTTAGCTCAG TTGGAGCTGAAGCTGATGGTGATAGGATTGAGTTGCTATTGTCCCAAGTAAAGGGCAAAGATATTACTGAGCTAATTGCGTCTGGAAGGGAGAAGTTGGCATCTGTTCCCTCTGGGGGTGGTGCAGTTGCCGTTGCTGCACCTGCagctggtggtggtggtggagcagCTCCTGCTGCTGCTGAgcagaaaaaggaggagaaggtagaagagaaggaagagtcTGATGAT GATATGGGTTTCAGCCTTTTCGACTAA
- the LOC133731973 gene encoding probable ribosome biogenesis protein RLP24 gives MRLEKCWFCSSTVYPGHGIQFVRNDAKIFRFCRSKCHKNFKMKRNPRKVKWTKAYRRLRGKDMTQDSTFEFERKRNRPERYDRNLTENTLKAIKKIDKVRVDREAKHHQKRMKKDKRPKINIDAQELKQSLNMVKAPDALRQDLLKKVQVQKQVDQTYAMEE, from the exons ATGAGGTTGGAGAAGTGCTGGTTCTGTTCTTCAACTGTATATCCTGGGCACGGTATTCAGTTTGTTCGTAATGATGCAAAG ATTTTTCGATTTTGTAGATCTAAATGCCACAAGAACTTCAAAATGAAGAGGAATCCTCGCAAGGTGAAGTGGACTAAGGCCTATAGGCGGTTGCGTGGAAAGGATATGACACAG GATTCAACTTTTGAGTttgagaggaagagaaataggCCCGAGAGATATGATAGGAATCTTACAGAAAACACTCTCAAGGCCATTAAGAAGATTGATAAGGTTAGAGTCGACAGAGAGGCCAAGCACCATCAGAAGAG GATGAAAAAGGACAAGAGACCCAAGATAAACATAGATGCACAGGAATTGAAACAGAGCCTCAACATGGTCAAAGCTCCCGATGCGCTTCGACAAGATCTGTTGAAAAAAGTCCAGGTCCAAAAGCAAGTGGACCAAACCTATGCAATGGAGGAGTAA
- the LOC133733681 gene encoding nucleobase-ascorbate transporter 12 isoform X1 produces MSKSDPKPTRLRPGPWPPVPEGSPLPPSSWAKKTGFRPKFSGETNASDSGQIALPPPRPTREPEPDLEAGRVRSQPKAANGETAPAPVAKPAAPSGDKDQTVVVKRRKESDGGSKNAGHGPNGQAAAVPAEPNSQPRRAARSEEAVDVLPNSVDDDGYVGRSSHMKYELRDTPGLVPIGLYGFQHYLSILGSIILIPLVIVPAMGGTYEDTANVVSTVLFVSGVTTLLQTSFGSRLPLIQGPSFVYLAPALAIINSPEFQGLNGNNFKHIMKELQGAVIIGSAFQAILGYTGLMSFFLRLINPVVVSPTIAAVGLSFYSYGFPLVGTCLEIGAVQILLVIAFSLYLRKISVFGHRVFLIYAVPLGLAITWATAFLLTEAGVYNYKGCDTNVPASNIISDHCRKHVSRMKHCRVDTSHALNSSPWFRFPYPLQWGTPVFHWKMAIVMCVVSIISSVDSVGSYHASSLLVASRPPTPGVVSRGIGLEGLSSILAGLWGTGTGSTSLTENVHTIAVTKMGSRRAVELGACLLIVLSLVGKVGGFLASIPQVMVAALLCFMWAMLAALGLSNLRYSEAGSSRNIIIVGLSLFFSLSIPAYFQQYGISPNSNSSVPSYFQPYIVASHGPFRSKYGGMNYVLNTLFSLHMVIAFLVAVILDNTVPGSRQERGVYVWSEREVAKREPAVAKDYELPFRIGRVFRWVKWVGL; encoded by the exons ATGTCGAAGTCGGACCCTAAACCCACTAGGCTGCGACCCGGGCCGTGGCCCCCGGTTCCGGAGGGCTCACCACTGCCGCCCTCGTCCTGGGCCAAGAAGACCGGGTTCCGGCCCAAGTTCTCCGGCGAGACCAATGCCAGTGATTCCGGCCAGATAGCCTTGCCCCCGCCCCGGCCGACCCGGGAGCCCGAGCCCGATCTCGAGGCCGGCCGGGTTAGGAGCCAACCGAAGGCCGCGAATGGGGAGACGGCTCCGGCGCCGGTGGCGAAGCCGGCTGCTCCGAGTGGGGATAAGGATCAGACGGTGGTGGTGAAGAGGAGGAAGGAGTCCGATGGTGGGTCGAAGAATGCGGGCCACGGGCCCAATGGGCAAGCGGCGGCGGTTCCGGCCGAGCCCAATTCGCAGCCGAGGAGGGCGGCGAGGAGTGAAGAAGCGGTGGATGTTTTGCCTAATAGTGTTGATGATGATGGGTATGTGGGCAGGAGTTCGCATATGAAGTATGAGCTGAGAGACACGCCCGGGCTTG TTCCCATTGGTCTATATGGATTCCAGCATTATCTCTCCATATTGGGTTCGATAATTTTAATTCCACTCGTCATAGTTCCAGCAATGGGTGGTACTTAT GAGGATACTGCAAACGTGGTATCGACAGTGCTCTTTGTTTCGGGAGTGACCACTCTCTTGCAAACGTCGTTTGGATCAAGATTGCCCTTGATACAGGGCCCTTCATTTGTTTACCTAGCACCCGCTTTGGCAATAATCAATTCCCCGGAATTTCAAGGACTCAATGGAAAT AATTTTAAGCATATCATGAAGGAGCTACAGGGGGCAGTAATAATAGGTTCAGCTTTTCAAGCAATACTTGGATATACTGGACTAATGTCATTTTTTTTGAG GTTGATCAATCCAGTGGTTGTGTCACCAACAATTGCTGCTGTTGGACTTTCTTTCTACAGTTATGGTTTCCCATTAGTTGGTACTTGTCTTGAGATTGGTGCTGTGCAGATATTATTGGTCATTGCTTTTTCTCTT TACTTACGGAAGATATCTGTTTTTGGTCATCGTGTATTTCTAATATATGCA GTTCCATTGGGTCTGGCAATCACATGGGCAACTGCTTTCCTCCTAACTGAAGCTGGAGTATATAACTACAAAGGCTGTGATACAAATGTACCTGCATCGAACATAATTTCTGATCATTGCAGAAAGCATGTGTCGAGAATGAAGCACTGTCGAGTTGATACTTCTCATGCATTAAATTCTTCCCCATGGTTTAGGTTTCCTTATCCGTTACAATGGGGTACTCCTGTTTTCCACTGGAAAATGGCTATTGTTATGTGTGTGGTTTCAATTATCTCATCAGTGGATTCG GTTGGCTCATATCATGCTTCTTCACTATTGGTGGCATCCAGGCCTCCAACTCCTGGTGTTGTTAGTCGAGGGATAGGTCTTGAAGGTCTTTCCAGCATCTTGGCGGGTTTATGGGGTACTGGAACAGGGTCCACAAGTTTAACTGAAAATGTGCACACAATAGCTGTCACTAAGATGGGAAGCCGTAGAGCAGTTGAATTGGGTGCATGCCTCTTGATTGTCTTATCCCTTGTTG GTAAAGTTGGAGGGTTTCTTGCATCAATTCCCCAAGTCATGGTTGCAGCACTTCTGTGCTTCATGTGGGCGATGCTTGCTGCATTGGGTCTGTCAAATCTACGTTATAGCGAGGCTGGAAGCTCTCGGAATATTATCATTGTCGGGCTATCTTTGTTTTTCTCGCTGTCAATACCAGCATATTTTCAGCAATATGGCATCTCTCCAAACTCCAACTCATCTGTTCCAAGTTATTTTCAGCCATATATTGTGGCTTCTCATGGGCCCTTCCGCAGCAAATATGGAGGG ATGAACTATGTCCTCAACACATTATTTTCGTTACACATGGTGATTGCATTCCTTGTGGCTGTTATCCTGGACAACACAGTACCTGGAAGTCGTCAAGAACGTGGTGTATATGTGTGGTCCGAACGTGAGGTTGCAAAGAGGGAGCCTGCCGTTGCCAAAGACTATGAGCTGCCCTTCAGAATTGGCCGGGTTTTCAGATGGGTGAAATGGGTTGGACTTTAA
- the LOC133733681 gene encoding nucleobase-ascorbate transporter 12 isoform X2 encodes MSKSDPKPTRLRPGPWPPVPEGSPLPPSSWAKKTGFRPKFSGETNASDSGQIALPPPRPTREPEPDLEAGRVRSQPKAANGETAPAPVAKPAAPSGDKDQTVVVKRRKESDGGSKNAGHGPNGQAAAVPAEPNSQPRRAARSEEAVDVLPNSVDDDGYVGRSSHMKYELRDTPGLVPIGLYGFQHYLSILGSIILIPLVIVPAMGGTYEDTANVVSTVLFVSGVTTLLQTSFGSRLPLIQGPSFVYLAPALAIINSPEFQGLNGNNFKHIMKELQGAVIIGSAFQAILGYTGLMSFFLRLINPVVVSPTIAAVGLSFYSYGFPLVGTCLEIGAVQILLVIAFSLYLRKISVFGHRVFLIYAVPLGLAITWATAFLLTEAGVYNYKGCDTNVPASNIISDHCRKHVSRMKHCRVDTSHALNSSPWFRFPYPLQWGTPVFHWKMAIVMCVVSIISSVDSVGSYHASSLLVASRPPTPGVVSRGIGLEGLSSILAGLWGTGTGSTSLTENVHTIAVTKMGSRRAVELGACLLIVLSLVDELCPQHIIFVTHGDCIPCGCYPGQHSTWKSSRTWCICVVRT; translated from the exons ATGTCGAAGTCGGACCCTAAACCCACTAGGCTGCGACCCGGGCCGTGGCCCCCGGTTCCGGAGGGCTCACCACTGCCGCCCTCGTCCTGGGCCAAGAAGACCGGGTTCCGGCCCAAGTTCTCCGGCGAGACCAATGCCAGTGATTCCGGCCAGATAGCCTTGCCCCCGCCCCGGCCGACCCGGGAGCCCGAGCCCGATCTCGAGGCCGGCCGGGTTAGGAGCCAACCGAAGGCCGCGAATGGGGAGACGGCTCCGGCGCCGGTGGCGAAGCCGGCTGCTCCGAGTGGGGATAAGGATCAGACGGTGGTGGTGAAGAGGAGGAAGGAGTCCGATGGTGGGTCGAAGAATGCGGGCCACGGGCCCAATGGGCAAGCGGCGGCGGTTCCGGCCGAGCCCAATTCGCAGCCGAGGAGGGCGGCGAGGAGTGAAGAAGCGGTGGATGTTTTGCCTAATAGTGTTGATGATGATGGGTATGTGGGCAGGAGTTCGCATATGAAGTATGAGCTGAGAGACACGCCCGGGCTTG TTCCCATTGGTCTATATGGATTCCAGCATTATCTCTCCATATTGGGTTCGATAATTTTAATTCCACTCGTCATAGTTCCAGCAATGGGTGGTACTTAT GAGGATACTGCAAACGTGGTATCGACAGTGCTCTTTGTTTCGGGAGTGACCACTCTCTTGCAAACGTCGTTTGGATCAAGATTGCCCTTGATACAGGGCCCTTCATTTGTTTACCTAGCACCCGCTTTGGCAATAATCAATTCCCCGGAATTTCAAGGACTCAATGGAAAT AATTTTAAGCATATCATGAAGGAGCTACAGGGGGCAGTAATAATAGGTTCAGCTTTTCAAGCAATACTTGGATATACTGGACTAATGTCATTTTTTTTGAG GTTGATCAATCCAGTGGTTGTGTCACCAACAATTGCTGCTGTTGGACTTTCTTTCTACAGTTATGGTTTCCCATTAGTTGGTACTTGTCTTGAGATTGGTGCTGTGCAGATATTATTGGTCATTGCTTTTTCTCTT TACTTACGGAAGATATCTGTTTTTGGTCATCGTGTATTTCTAATATATGCA GTTCCATTGGGTCTGGCAATCACATGGGCAACTGCTTTCCTCCTAACTGAAGCTGGAGTATATAACTACAAAGGCTGTGATACAAATGTACCTGCATCGAACATAATTTCTGATCATTGCAGAAAGCATGTGTCGAGAATGAAGCACTGTCGAGTTGATACTTCTCATGCATTAAATTCTTCCCCATGGTTTAGGTTTCCTTATCCGTTACAATGGGGTACTCCTGTTTTCCACTGGAAAATGGCTATTGTTATGTGTGTGGTTTCAATTATCTCATCAGTGGATTCG GTTGGCTCATATCATGCTTCTTCACTATTGGTGGCATCCAGGCCTCCAACTCCTGGTGTTGTTAGTCGAGGGATAGGTCTTGAAGGTCTTTCCAGCATCTTGGCGGGTTTATGGGGTACTGGAACAGGGTCCACAAGTTTAACTGAAAATGTGCACACAATAGCTGTCACTAAGATGGGAAGCCGTAGAGCAGTTGAATTGGGTGCATGCCTCTTGATTGTCTTATCCCTTGTTG ATGAACTATGTCCTCAACACATTATTTTCGTTACACATGGTGATTGCATTCCTTGTGGCTGTTATCCTGGACAACACAGTACCTGGAAGTCGTCAAGAACGTGGTGTATATGTGTGGTCCGAACGTGA
- the LOC133730741 gene encoding receptor-like protein 7 has protein sequence MGASRLCNGFSVHFLLLLLLNITHSFSFVQTLCNVDDRYALLQFKKSFTINKSASEDPFAHPKVASWTRKGVGRSNCCSWDGVECDKDTGHVVGLYLRSSRLFGSLNSNSGLFQLAHLQKLDLSDNHFNFSEIPSRLGHLTSLTYLNLSKSSFSGQIPSEISKLSKLSAIDLSFNYEHSTRLLRLEKASQLRSLVQNLTNLKQLHLSGVYMPFTVPDVLVNASSLTSLRLENCGLIGEFPVGIFHLPNLQVLDLDTIQDLAGHFPDFNRSSPLEYLNVARTNFSGGLPDSIGNLRSLKFLNIEYLELHPHVPSSLGNLTQLNYLDLSFFFDRSCTHQDSRPHNFSLIDSDSWSWIGKLTELYHLGLGHTYLSGEFPTFVSNLTQLRELSLDHNQITGHIPSWLVKFTQLTLLNLRFNNLQGAIPRSLFHLHNLEYLDLCSNKLIGSVVFDNFPNLKKLRVLQLSSNKLSLQIKNDARVAVPKLEVLKLGSCNLTEFPGFLRNHSGLVELDLSGNYIQGQIPKWMWNSSRETLLYLNLSGNSLSGFDQNLVVLPWSNLLVFELGFNMIQGSLPTPPPTIKIYSVPGNVYSGEMSVSFCNLSSLLILDLSNNNLSGLIPQCLGNSDALEILNLRNNSFQGEIPPMCTNGISFKSIDLSENMLQGKLPTSMANCTRLEFLALANNQISGILPAWLWALPVLRVLSLRSNRFHGTIGMAATNLESSKLCIIDLSNNSFSGMLPSNFIENWNCLKSVSIYEEGSTVFQDTCSIGAVTYPYDYSMSLSGIGVQLKPLKYANFQNPFHYKVIDLSSNKFEGEIPGAIGNLVGLQILSLSNNNFSGNIPSSLRYLRDLLVLNFSRNQLSGDILSSFGHLPIEVLDLSWNHLSGEIPTTLTQLNFLAVFSVSHNNLSGPIPRGIQLDTFESSSYLGNPGLCGFHLLVKCEDSEISNPPPPSHIEEDHQDPGFPFEWRVFFPAGLVSGLVVGFVAGNTLTTNKQQWFVEKFCRRRRQPRGTRGRRAHRNF, from the coding sequence ATGGGAGCCTCGCGGTTGTGTAATGGTTTTTCTGTCCATTTCCTGCTTTTGCTGTTACTCAACATTACCCACTCTTTTTCATTTGTTCAGACACTTTGCAATGTTGATGATCGCTATGCCTTGTTGCAGTTCAAAAAGAGCTTCACTATAAACAAATCAGCTTCCGAAGATCCTTTTGCTCACCCGAAGGTTGCATCTTGGACACGAAAAGGAGTAGGGAGGAGCAATTGCTGCTCGTGGGATGGGGTGGAGTGTGATAAGGACACTGGCCATGTTGTTGGCCTTTACCTCAGAAGCAGCCGTCTGTTTGGTTCTCTCAACTCCAATAGCGGCCTTTTCCAACTTGCTCACTTGCAGAAGCTTGATCTCTCAGATAATCACTTCAATTTCTCTGAGATACCATCCAGGTTAGGCCATCTTACGAGTCTTACATATCTAAACCTTTCAAAGTCCTCATTTTCTGGTCAAATTCCATCCGAAATTTCGAAGTTATCTAAGCTCTCTGCCATTGATCTCTCTTTCAATTATGAACATTCCACTCGCTTGTTGAGACTGGAAAAGGCCAGCCAGCTGAGAAGCCTAGTTCAAAACTTAACCAACCTAAAACAACTTCATCTTAGCGGTGTTTACATGCCCTTCACTGTGCCTGATGTCTTGGTCAATGCATCTTCTCTCACTTCTCTCCGCCTAGAAAACTGTGGGTTAATTGGAGAATTCCCTGTTGGCATCTTCCATCTACCAAACTTGCAGGTTCTTGATTTGGACACTATCCAAGACCTGGCAGGTCACTTTCCTGATTTCAACAGGAGTAGTCCCTTGGAGTATTTGAATGTTGCGAGGACAAATTTCTCTGGTGGCTTACCTGATTCAATCGGTAACCTCCGTTCCTTAAAATTCTTGAACATTGAGTACCTTGAGCTCCATCCTCATGTTCCATCTTCACTAGGCAACCTTACCCAGCTCAATTACCTTGATCTTTCATTTTTCTTCGACCGTAGTTGCACTCACCAAGACTCACGACCTCATAATTTTAGTCTGATAGATTCTGATTCCTGGTCTTGGATTGGAAAGCTGACAGAACTCTACCACTTGGGCCTTGGGCATACCTACTTAAGTGGAGAGTTCCCAACTTTTGTGTCTAATCTGACGCAACTTAGAGAACTTAGCTTGGACCATAATCAAATAACTGGTCATATCCCATCATGGCTAGTGAAGTTCACCCAATTAACTCTTCTAAACCTTCGATTTAACAATTTGCAAGGAGCAATTCCTAGGTCACTATTCCATCTTCACAATCTTGAATATCTTGACCTTTGCTCAAATAAATTGATTGGATCAGTTGTGTTCGATAATTTTCCCAACCTCAAGAAGCTAAGGGTACTTCAATTATCATCCAACAAGTTATCTCTGCAGATTAAAAATGATGCGAGAGTTGCTGTTCCAAAGCTTGAAGTTCTGAAATTGGGCTCATGTAATTTAACAGAGTTTCCTGGATTTTTAAGGAATCACAGTGGATTGGTTGAGCTAGACCTATCAGGCAACTATATTCAGGGCCAAATACCGAAATGGATGTGGAACTCAAGTAGAGAAACCTTGTTGTATCTCAACCTCTCTGGAAACTCTTTATCTGGATTTGACCAAAACCTTGTTGTTCTTCCATGGTCGAATCTCCTAGTTTTTGAGCTTGGATTTAACATGATACAAGGATCACTGCCAACTCCACCACCAACAATCAAAATTTATTCTGTTCCAGGCAATGTTTATAGTGGAGAAATGTCAGTATCATTTTGCAACTTGAGTTCTCTGCTTATTCTCGATTTGTCAAACAACAACTTGAGTGGCCTGATTCCACAATGCTTGGGTAACTCCGATGCTCTGGAGATATTGAACCTGCGGAATAACTCATTTCAGGGCGAAATTCCTCCAATGTGTACCAACGGAATCAGTTTTAAATCAATCGACTTAAGTGAAAATATGTTGCAGGGGAAGCTACCAACATCTATGGCGAATTGTACTCGGCTAGAATTTCTTGCTTTGGCAAACAATCAGATCAGTGGCATCTTACCAGCTTGGTTATGGGCTCTTCCAGTTTTGAGGGTTCTCAGTTTGCGGTCTAATAGATTTCATGGCACAATTGGCATGGCTGCAACAAACCTCGAGTCCTCAAAGTTGTGCATCATTGACTTATCTAACAATTCTTTTTCTGGAATGTTGCCGTCTAACTTCATAGAGAACTGGAATTGCCTCAAATCTGTTAGTATTTATGAAGAAGGCTCGACAGTATTCCAAGATACTTGCAGTATTGGTGCTGTAACGTATCCTTATGATTACTCCATGTCACTCTCCGGGATAGGTGTTCAGCTGAAACCTTTGAAGTACGCTAACTTTCAGAATCCTTTTCACTACAAAGTCATAGATCTCTCAAGTAACAAGTTTGAAGGAGAGATTCCAGGTGCCATTGGGAATCTAGTAGGGCTTCAAATTCTTAGCCTTTCCAACAACAATTTCTCGGGTAACATTCCGTCATCTTTACGGTACTTGAGAGACCTTTTAGTGTTGAATTTCTCCCGAAACCAGCTATCAGGAGATATCCTTTCATCGTTCGGGCACTTACCTATTGAAGTATTGGATCTCTCTTGGAACCATCTATCAGGAGAGATACCCACTACTCTAACACAACTCAATTTCCTGGCGGTGTTTAGTGTATCCCACAACAATCTTAGCGGGCCTATACCACGTGGAATCCAATTGGATACGTTTGAGAGCAGTTCGTATCTAGGCAATCCGGGTTTGTGTGGATTTCATTTGCTAGTGAAATGTGAAGATTCTGAGATTTCAAATCCACCACCTCCAAGCCATATTGAAGAAGATCACCAAGACCCTGGTTTTCCATTTGAATGGCGTGTATTCTTCCCTGCTGGACTTGTTAGTGGGTTGGTTGTTGGATTTGTTGCTGGGAACACTTTAACAACCAATAAGCAGCAGTGGTTCGTAGAGAAATTTTGCAGGAGGAGGAGGCAGCCAAGAGGCACAAGGGGGAGAAGGGCGCACAGAAATTTTTAA